The following proteins come from a genomic window of Macadamia integrifolia cultivar HAES 741 chromosome 14, SCU_Mint_v3, whole genome shotgun sequence:
- the LOC122062040 gene encoding uncharacterized protein LOC122062040 codes for MDTLNIQFVSSTDSAEFSLLQSALNRSSVVALDAEWKPNRSQQSSYPFVSLLQIACRIDCTPSDGDGDGDGDGDGDGEEEVEDKDSLVFLLDLLSLPLVSIWEILRDMLVSPDILKLGFRFKQDLIYLSSTFRSQDCAPGFDRIEPFLDITSIYDHLQRKPGRKPSKETKSLSTICEEVLGISLSKELQCSDWSHRPLTAEQNIYAAADAHCLLKIFSVFQGKIDREGNSLHNSTPLHSADAILGLKQIFEKPDVCVSIFRLKFGEASDMVRATMNFEIYQRNYSMVGSISKVSHRKTIPLDESLSKIVQKYGEKILLKDSDRKPSKLKKKGKKQSSVGLSSRERRVENSGDWQGPPPWDLSMGGDGCPKFLCDVMVEGLAKHLRCVGIDAAVPCLKKPEPRQLIDQAQKEKRVLLTRDAKLLRHDYLIRNQVYRVKTLLKNDQLVEVIETFQLKISEDQLMSRCTKCNGRFIQKPLTTEEAIAAAKGFQVIPNCLFKKNLEFWQCTDCNQLYWEGTQYQNAVQKFIDVCKLNE; via the exons ATGGATACCCTCAATATCCAATTTGTGTCCTCGACCGATTCGGCCGAGTTTTCCCTCTTGCAGTCGGCATTGAATCGTTCGTCAGTGGTCGCCCTTGACGCAGAATGGAAGCCCAATCGCTCGCAGCAATCATCTTACCCCTTCGTTTCTCTCCTTCAAATCGCTTGCCGGATTGATTGTACACCCAGCGACGGCGACggcgatggtgatggtgatggtgatggtgatggcgaAGAGGAGGTGGAGGACAAGGATTCGTTGGTGTTTCTACTCGACCTCTTGTCGCTTCCTCTGGTTTCGATTTGGGAGATCTTGAGGGACATGTTGGTTTCACCTGACATTCTGAAACTAGGATTTAGGTTTAAACAGGATTTGATCTACTTGTCTTCAACCTTCCGTTCTCAAGATTGTGCTCCCGGCTTCGATAGA ATTGAACCTTTTCTGGATATTACGAGCATTTATGATCATCTTCAGCGCAAACCGGGAAGAAAACCTTCCAAGGAGACAAAAAGCTTGTCAACCATATGCGAAGAAGTTCTTGGAATTTCTCTTTCGAAG GAACTCCAATGTAGTGACTGGTCACACCGTCCTCTTACAGCAGAGCAGAACATATATGCAGCTGCAGATGCACACTGcttattgaaaatattttcagtCTTTCAAGGGAAGATTGACAGAGAAG GCAATTCCTTGCACAATAGTACTCCACTGCACTCCGCAGATGCGATTCTTGGACTCAAACAAATTTTTGAGAAGCCTGATGTTTGTGTCAGTATTTTCAGGCTAAAATTTGGTGAAGCTTCAGATATGGTCAGAGCAAccatgaattttgaaatttatcaGAGAAATTATTCCATGGTGGGATCCATTTCCAAGGTTTCACataggaagaccattccttTGGATGAATCTCTGTCAAAGATAGTGCAAAAATATGGGGAAAAAATCTTGTTGAAGGATTCTGACAGAAAACCaagtaaattaaaaaagaaagggaaaaaacaatCTTCAGTTGGTTTGTCTAGCAGGGAAAGAAGGGTTGAGAATAGCGGTGACTGGCAGGGGCCACCGCCCTGGGATTTATCCATGGGTGGTGATGGATGCCCCAAATTTTTATGTGATGTGATG GTGGAAGGCTTGGCTAAGCACTTGCGTTGTGTGGGGATTGATGCTGCAGTTCCATGTTTAAAAAAGCCTGAACCTAG GCAGTTGATAGATCAagcacaaaaagaaaagagggtgCTCTTAACCCGAGATGCCAAGCTGTTGAGGCATGACTATCTGATAAGGAATCAAGTTTACAGGGTGAAGACTCTGCTGAAGAATGACCAGCTCGTTGAG GTGATTGAGACTTTCCAGTTGAAGATTTCAGAGGATCAGTTAATGTCAAGGTGCACCAAATGCAACGGAAGGTTTATTCAAAAACCACTAACAACTGAAGAAGCAATTGCAGCTGCAAAGGGATTCCAAGTAATCCCAAACTGTCTGTTTAAAAAGAATTTAGAGTTTTGGCAGTGCACAGATTGCAACCAACTGTATTGGGAG GGAACACAATATCAAAATGCTGTTCAGAAGTTCATCGACGTTTGCAAGTTGAATGAATAA